A part of Camelus ferus isolate YT-003-E chromosome 6, BCGSAC_Cfer_1.0, whole genome shotgun sequence genomic DNA contains:
- the NKX2-1 gene encoding homeobox protein Nkx-2.1 — MWSGGSGKARGWEAAAGGRSSPSRLSRRRIMSMSPKHTTPFSVSDILSPLEESYKKVGMEGGGLGAPLAAYRQGQAAPPAAAMQQHAVGHHGAVTAAYHMTAAGVPQLSHSAVGGYCNGNLGNMSELPPYQDTMRNSTSGPGWYGANPDPRFPAISRFMGPASGMNMSGMGGLGSLGDVSKNMAPLPSAPRRKRRVLFSQAQVYELERRFKQQKYLSAPEREHLASMIHLTPTQVKIWFQNHRYKMKRQAKDKAAQQQLQQDSGGGGGGAGCQQQQQAQQQSPRRVAVPVLVKDGKPCQAGAPAPGAASLQGHAQQQAQQQAQAAQAAAAAISVGSGGPGLGAHPSHQPGSAGQSPDLAHHAASPAALQGQVSSLSHLNSSGSDYGTMSCSTLLYGRTW; from the exons ATGTGGTCCGGAGGCAGTGGGAAGGCGCGGGGCTGGGAGGCCGCAGCGGGAGGGAGGAGCAGCCCCAGCAGGCTCAG ccgcCGCCGAATCATGTCGATGAGTCCAAAGCACACGACTCCGTTCTCAGTGTCTGACATCTTGAGTCCCCTGGAGGAAAGCTACAAGAAAGTGGGCATGGAGGGCGGCGGCCTCGGGGCTCCGCTGGCGGCTTACAGGCAGGGCCAGGCGGCACCGCCAGCCGCGGCCATGCAGCAGCACGCCGTGGGGCACCACGGCGCAGTCACCGCCGCCTACCACATGACGGCGGCGGGGGTGCCCCAGCTCTCGCACTCCGCCGTGGGGGGCTACTGCAACGGCAACCTGGGCAACATGAGCGAGCTGCCACCGTACCAGGACACCATGCGGAACAGCACCTCGGGTCCCGGATGGTACGGCGCCAACCCAGACCCGCGCTTCCCCGCCA TCTCCCGCTTCATGGGCCCGGCGAGCGGCATGAATATGAGCGGCATGGGCGGCCTGGGCTCGTTGGGGGACGTGAGCAAGAACATGGCCCCGCTGCCAAGCGCACCGCGCCGGAAGCGCCGGGTGCTCTTCTCCCAGGCACAGGTGTACGAGCTGGAGCGACGCTTCAAGCAACAGAAGTACCTGTCCGCGCCCGAGCGCGAGCACCTGGCCAGCATGATCCACCTGACACCCACGCAGGTCAAGATCTGGTTCCAGAACCACCGCTACAAGATGAAGCGCCAAGCCAAGGACAAGGCGgcacagcagcagctgcagcaggacagcggcggcggcggcgggggcgcggggtgccagcagcagcagcaagcgCAGCAGCAGTCGCCGCGCCGCGTGGCTGTGCCTGTCCTAGTGAAAGACGGCAAACCCTGCCAGGCGGGCGCTCCTGCGCCGGGCGCCGCCAGCCTGCAAGGCCACGCGCAACAGCAGGCGCAGCAGCAAGCGCAGGCCGCTCAAGCGGCGGCGGCAGCTATCTCAGTGGGCAGCGGTGGCCCCGGCTTGGGTGCGCACCCGAGCCACCAGCCAGGCAGCGCAGGCCAGTCTCCGGACCTGGCGCACCACGCCGCCAGCCCCGCGGCGCTGCAGGGCCAGGTCTCCAGCCTGTCCCACCTGAACTCCTCAGGCTCGGACTACGGCACCATGTCCTGCTCCACCTTGCTATATGGTCGGACCTGGTGA